Within the Megalopta genalis isolate 19385.01 chromosome 11, iyMegGena1_principal, whole genome shotgun sequence genome, the region TTCTCCTGATATTCGTATCGCATTTCACGTTAAACGTGTTGATAACGTGGTTTTTTAGAATCAAACCAACAGCACCGACGAAACAAAAAATTCTTATTAGCCTCGGCAGCAGCTTGCCGCACAACATAACTATGGCAGTGCAACTCTCTTTCATCATCTGGGTCAGGTAAAAAAGCATACCACTCGGAGAACTTTTGgacaaaaattggccaactttgggCGACGACAACCCCGCGAAAAATTACCGCAGGATGATGACTCTTTCTTCGaattaaagctcgaagcttCTACTTTAAGACAATGTTTCTGGATTCGAAGTTCGATGCACCCTCGCCATAGTAACCGTTCggatgcgaggccatgttcgtcgcATTCACGATACATGACAAAAATGCAATGGTTACTTCAAagcgctgtaacttcgcgagaaaaaatcgcagctacgttcgattttttttaaattgaaggggAAGGATCAAACTTTATTTCAACGGAAACGGCATCCCCGAGAAAAATTTGTCGTGGTCCGTGAGTATCGTCAAACTTGGTCAAACGATCTTCAACGTGATAAACATAGTCTTACATTTAAATGGTTAGAATAGTAAGAGTGTATCAAACTGAAAATCCAGGGAGAATGTCTTAAAGTAAAGGCTTCAAGCTTTGATTTAACGGAAATTTCGTCATCCTGCGatcatttttcgcggagttatcgtcagtcaaagttggtcGATTATTATCGAAAATTTTTTCGAGGCTACAATTTCGTTGTCTTTGTCGAATATCGCTTCTTTATccaaattcgaaacacatggattgcGTCTCCGAGAACAGATATATCGGTGTGAAGTTCAGACAAGTGAATAAATTATTGGAGGCGATGATCGAGGCGCTTGATCTTCCGAAGCCTAGACGATTTCTCGGGGAAGCCGATGATCGCTTGATCGAAAGGGAAACCCGGAACGATCTGCGAGGGAACGTGCAAAAAATTATGATAGCAAAGTAAGAGACCGGTTGGTCAATCAACTCTGATGAGCTGGGAcgacatattatatattatattatattatattacacattcacgtattattatataatatattaatataataacaatatattaatatcatataaataatatatataataatatataatattattatacaatattattatatataatattatatataatattattatataatcgaTGTCAATTGTTGTCGCGCGCAGAAAATGTCATCTGGACTTGGTCTGGGCCGCGAAGAGGGTGAACAAGTTCTACGGATTTCAGCTAGTCCTGGTTACATTGGTCGAGCTCATGTTACTCATTATACCATTGTTCATGCTGAACTTTATGATATGGAATCATCTGCCCAAGGAAGACGTACTTTTCGACGGTTTCCCCGCGTTAATTGTCATATTCGTGATCTGGATGCGGATAGTACATTTACACGGCAACTGTATCCACACGACCAACGAGGTAAATCAATAATAATAGcgccattattattttatttatatcaccGATAACTTTGTTCCAGGCGAAAGCTGCGGGATTCCTTCTTTGTCGATTGTACGACTCGTCGACCACCACGAAATTTCGCGCCGAGGTAAACCATATTCCATTGTTCTCTTATTAATTCGATTGTAAATTGGATCTCGTTTACAGGTCCAAAATTTCACCCAGCAAGTACTGCAAACACCGTTGGTGTTCTCCGTATGCGGACTCGTCGACTTCGATCGTTCCTTTCTTCCGAGCGTACGTTCGTTTTATCGTGTGACGCGAGTCAACCGTTTCAACGTTCCTCGAAACTGAATTTGTCAATTTTCAGTTGGCCGGTTCCATCTTCGCCTATCTGTTCGTCATCGTTCAATTAGCGTCGACGCAGTGGTATTTGAGGCAAGAATTATCCTGGAACGCTACGGATCTGAACGCGACTCTGACTGGAGAAACCTGAACCAATTCTTCTAAATGATACTCGCGACAACGAAATCAGTTGGATCACTAGTTTGTTAAGTTCATTATCAAGCGTTTGAGTGTTTGATCAATACGAATAAAAATCATCACGACTGAATACACGATTAAATTTCGCGCCCAATTTGGCGTTCACCGAGTATAGGAATAGAAGTAAGTAGAATAGGTCGGTGCTTGATCAGACAGCGTTCATATTTTACATAATGTTGTCTCAACGATTCCTATCGATCTTAAATCGGTGAACAAACAGTTCTGTTGACATCTTTTATCGcaaacaattttataatatcatTGCACggattaataattttttacttgaataattttttataggaATAATTCGAGAGactctttattcgaacaatttttcatAATTTCGTAGTATTGAAAGCTCTTTGTTGGAATAGTTCTGGAAGAGATAAATCGATGAAgtagaaaaaaaacattttataatCTATCGTTTTCAttcaatgaattcttattcgagtaatatctcattcgaaatgaattcttattcgagtaaTATCTCACTcgaaatgaattcttattcgaatgacatTTTGTTCAAATTGAATTCTTATTCCAATGATATTGTATTCGAAttgaattcttgttcgaatgcCATTGTATTCGAATTGGATTCTTTTTCGAACGACATTGTATTAGaattgaattcttattcgaatgacatAATATTCGaattgaattcttattcgaatgatattgTATTCGAATTGAATCCTTGTTCGAATTCCATTGTATTCGAATTGGATTCTTTTTCGAACGACATTGTATTAGAATTGAATTCTCATTTGAACGACATTGTATTAGaattgaattcttattcgaataatattgtattcgaaatgaattcttattcgaacaacATTGTACTCGaattgaattcttattcgaatgacatTGTATTCAaattgaattcttattcgaacgacATTGTATTCAAATTGAATTCTCGTTCGAATAacattatattcgaataaatacgtATCCAGATAAAGTCCTATTCGATCGAACACTGATTCGACGGTGTCGAATAAAATCTGTCTTCATCTTTTATCagtcattcgaataaaacattTCCAAACTCCACCAATGCGATCACGAAGACAAACAAACATTTCCGCTCGAGGAACTGTACGATTCACTTTAATTAACTTATTTCCGAAAACAAGTAGCTGCGTCCCGCAGGGCAATTCCCACCGGCGACGACCGCCAAACAGCGGCGTCCACGTTCTGATGATCCCGTGGCTGAATCTACGAGGAATAAAAAATCGAATGGGCCCTAATTCCCATACCGTGAACGAATCGAACGGTCGCGAAACATCGGGCAACTGCGTTAAGTGTGACAGATGGCCCGGAGGAGGCAGACCGGGCGTCGAAACAATACGAACGCCGGAGGACAAAGGCTCGTTTTCTTGGTGATTATTCTTCGGACGTCTTTCTCTCCGCCGTTTGCCGGGCTCCGGCTGTTCAAGAGAGGACTCCGGGACAGCCGAGAACGGAGCGGAGATGGAAGGGAGAAAGGAAGAGCGCCGACGAAAGGGTGGGAAGGGCAGGAAAGTTCATCTTGGAGGCAGTTCCCGGTCGGAAGTTCCGCGTGAATGGGAGTCGCTGCTTACACGGGGCTCACTTCGACTTAATTGATCGGGATTCCGTGAAAAGCTGCGGAGGTCAGTTCGCCGTGGCGGGGCACGGGAGGGCCGAGAATTAACGAACGCGATAAATAATATCGAACAATACCAGTCGACCCACTTTTCGAGGAGAATACCAGCTCGGAATACGCGGTACTGGACAGCCGTCTTAGTATGGACGCTACACACGGtcgacgaataaaatgttatggGCTTCTACCGGGTCCCTAAACGACCCAGTTTTCGCGATCCTGAAAGAGCTTTATTGTCGGTGGAACGGCGGCTCGTAAGCAACGAGATAGAGAAGGTTCGATTCTAAGGGCAAGAAGGCACTCGCGGATGGAAAAATGCGCGACCCATCGACTTTCTCACCGTTAATCGTGCATCGTTGCGCGCTTCTtcgactatacagggtgtcccaaaaatgtctcgcgatccaaaagtaggggattcccgaggtcattcgaagcaactttttccttagcgaaaatgcaatccgcggcttcgtttgcgagttattaacgaaaaacagtgaccaatcagaggcgagatcatttggcgcgagacggccgagccaatgaacggaactagggttccgtgcactcgttggctgggccgccgcgcgccagccgagctcgcctcttattggtcagtgtttctcgttaataactcgtaaacgaagcctcggagaaaattttcgcaaagggaaaagttgcttcaaatgacctcaggaacctcccatttcccgattgcgagacattttcgggacaccctgtaaattGTTCCGATAGATCATCGGATGCAaatgttttatatttttatatttacaaaCGCGACgataaaacatttattctgatttcgaACGAGCGTTATCGTATTATTTGCAgcaaataatgtgtatcgaatAAACAACTGGTAAACGTGTCTTTGCGATCCGAATAATCGCAAATTAAAAGCATTAAGTAAATTAGAACCTGGTGTTAACATTGCGAGCGAATCTGAGCGAACGAACGACCATTCGATCGTCGAGAAACGTGTCGAGTGCATAGATCGAATGAAACATTAAACTGTGCGCGCATCAATCGAATACGAATCGGAATAAAGCGTGTTAATACACTACATAATACGTTCGAatcgattataatttatttgtacAGTATTATGCGTTAATCTGTCCGATACACgaaaataaatagtaatattaacGCGCTTCGTAACTTTGGTACCATCGATCCTCGCGCGATGTTAATTTCTGTACGTTCGTCCTTTATTCGTGACTTTAGCGAGCCAAGAGTTAATTAGCATGCGCTGTTACATTTCAttcgctttctttttttttcgctcGATGTGTATCAGCGAGAAACGTGTCGAACGCATAAAGCGAACGAATTGTGCagcaatattatattaatcataTTTTGTATCGATAATACCGTGCTAGTATCAATTGAATACAAATCCGAATAAATTGTGTTCATATACTATTGGGTATCGCgcaagtaatttcggtttttttcTTGTAACCTGTCCATTCGGGATACTGAAATGATTTAATAATTTTGCGGTAATCCAATGCATACATTCgaatcaattattatttattagacaTAAGTTATATGTAAAATTTGTAATATAAATTTGTagaatacatatataatttatatgcaatttatattacatataaatatatatatgataatgtattattgttatttattagaCATAAGTTATATGTAAAAtttgtaatataaatttatagaatgtatatataatttatatgtaatttatatataatctatatgtaatgtatatataatctatatgtaatttatatataatttatatataatctatatgtaatttatatataatttatatataatctatatgtaatttatatataatttatatgtaatttatattacatataaatatatatatatgataatgtATTAGTCTTTCTGGTACACGAAAAGAAACAGCATTAATTAGCTCAACACATCGATCAACGATCAACTTAACAACCGATCCGCGTACAATATTAATCCTTTCATTTGTCTGACGTATGAAATAGCACTATCCTTACGTTTAATTTCAAGGAAATGCTGAGAAAAGTGCAGCCGCAAGTCGGCCGAAAATGTTCCAAGGCGGATCGCAAACATCTTGATCTACTTACTCGTCGTGAATAAAAGGAAACGCGGCGCGCGTTTCTGCCGTGGATTCTTCATCCGCGCGGCGCAGCATTGCAAGATTTTTAGGGACACTGGAGTGCAAAGCTCCATCAAGTCGCGAAACGTTTCCCCAGTTTTCGCAGAACCGCTTCACCgcgcgtgcaattattaatgcACGCGATAACAGCGCCCGGAGAAACGGCGGGCTGTGTCGgaaggaaaaagaaaaagcgagagacagagagactctcagagagagagagagagagagagagagagagagagggagcgtaGCCACGATGGAAGAAGAAAAATGATATATTTATGAGATACCGGGGCTCGTTTCCGCTTCATGCAAACGCGAGGCAGCACGGGGCGCTACTGTTTTTTGAGATCGCCCCACCGACGTTCGAGCAGTAATAACTGTCATGGTGAAAAGTGGGACGTTTAGGGTAACCGTGACGACCGCAACGTTTTATTCGACGGCCGTGTAACGTCTATATTAAGATGTCCGTCCACTCCAGTGAACGGTGAAACGCCATTATCTATCGCGATTTATCCAATATTATTAGGTCCGTCGCAAATTCGCTATTTATCGGCGAATTTATGTGCCGGAAAATAGCCTAATTCCGCGCGCCCGTGCCGACGCTTTCGCCGAACTATTCGaacaaactcatgcgaaaattACTGGCGACAGAAGATAATCGACGTTCTAAGAATATAAATGAGGACGGATAAAAAAAACATTTCACGAGTCGTCATCCTGGACCTATTATGAAACGCCGTCGCAAGGGTTACTcgaaagtgctgtaactttgcgaggaaaaatcgcagccgagattctttttttttaggttAAAGGAGAAGGATGGAACTTCGTTCGACTGGAAACGGCGTCTTCGAAAAAAATTTTGACAAAGCCCGCgcgcatttcgtcgaacttggcaattttcgacgCGACGGAATCGCATTAGTCTCGCGTTTAAATGGTTACAGCGGCGATGATGCGTCGAACTTGAAAGCAAGAAATAGCGTTTTAAAGCAGAGATTTGGAGctttaatttgcaaaaaaaGTCATCGTCCTGCGATGATGTTTCGCGGAGCTATCGTCGATCAAAGTCGACCAATTTCGATCCAAAATTGGAATCATaaactgtaataataatataaattataataataatataaattgtgtaaaatataaattgtaactgtaaaattttaataaaatatgcaacAATTCTTTCGATCAGCGTATTTCGAAGTTCGTTGCGTCATTTGAAACGTCAATCAATACATCGAACGtgttattataaaataacacTTTCAATCGcgataaaatcgaataaaaaataaaacataaaatcGAATTCGTATACCAGAGACAATATTcaatgataataatttcaattgcAGTAAAATCGACGACAATGTTATACGCCCCGAAAAGCGTTCCATAAATAGGCGCCTCGCGCGACGCCAAGAAATTTTTTCCATTTTCGTTTCTGCTTTCGGGAAGAAAGAAGCGCGACCGAGGTCGGATAAAGTGCAGCTCGGCGTCGGAATAATCGAGCGAAGGTCATCGAATCGATAATCCGAGGCGAGGCTTTATCCGCGCGTCGAAGCCTCGAAAATCCCGCGTTAAACGGGCTCCGCCCGTTAATTCCTCGATAAACACTCGACGGTATTTAGGACGACTATTAATATCGTTTCCGCGGGCTGCCCCGGGACTAAACGTGGCATTGATAGATCGGCCGCGATCCTTATCGTCGAAAGAAAAACGGCGAAACCCGCGCGGCAGCTCTCCCGCGGGCAGCGCGCCTACATGTGACCTACTATTTAtgcatatacacacacacacgcacgcacgcctCGTAATTTCCCGTTCCAGCCCGCGGTTTATCTCTTCCCATTCGCGTTTCTTCGTGCGCGACTCGCCGCGCGAAGGCTCGAGACCAAGATTACGAGAGGGTGCCGGCCAGCGAAAAACAGCACCCTGGTGTTCTTTCGCGATCGCCGGAATCACTGAAATCACTCAAATCACTCAAATCACTCAAATCACTGAAATCTGGCTTTCCCTGCAACCGGTCGTTCGTCGCGCGCCGATTGGCAGTTCCGTTGCACCGCGCTGCTCGTGCATTCGCTCGTGCATTTTGCTCGCGTAAAGCGAAATCTGGGATCAGCCCCGTTTCCTTCGGCTCTCACGGTGAAACGAAATCCATCGAATGTGCAGAACTGCACAACTATACTGCTGTGCAGTTCGCGTAACAGAGGGTCCGATTCTGTCTCTCGACGGCTATCAGTTTTTAACACCGCGCGAGGCCGCCGCGTTCGTTCGAATATTGCCAAGTTCGTCGAAACGCACGGACCTCGCGCGAATTTTTTTCGGGCACGCCGTTCACAGCCGAACGAAGTACGGATTCTTCTGCTTTGATTGTGACAAAGGGGAATCTGCTGCGATTTTTTcgcgcgaagttacagcacctTCGAACAACCTTTGCATTCGCGAGTCCAGCGATCGACTACACATTGTTGCATCAATCGTGCACAACTTGCACACCGTTCGAGGAGACAGCAAGCAACGATCACCTGGTGAACGAAGAAGCATTTCGAGAACGACGACGTTTCGGTATGACAAAAAGATCGTGTCCCGTGTCAGAAGGCGACGTCTTCGTCGTTCGCCGTCCAAGAGGCTGTTCTGCATTCAGAGGGCGGTAAACGGTAAAAATCACCGAGGAAGGTTGCCGTTCGCACGAAAACCGAGCCGGCGAGCAGAAAAGCCTCGTTTACGAGCCAGCGGAATCCCTTTTCCGTCGATTCCGTGCGCCGGTGTAAATAATTCGCAATAACGAAGCAGGGACAAGGGAGCCGAAAGAGGCTCGTCAAACAGGAAACGTCCCGGAGTAACGTCCTAAATCCCCGAAACGAGCGCCGAACGGCTTTCTGGCGGCGGTGGAGGTGGGAAGGGGAGGCTGAAAAAAGGACCGTAAAATTTATACAGCCGCCATAAGCATGGCGGCCATGAGAAAAAATGGGGGGAAAGGGTGGCGCGGAAGAGCGGGTGCTGCGGCGCACGATGGCTGTGCCAGTCTCCGGTGTAAATCAAACCGGCGATAAAGCCGCGAGGGGATCGGACCCGAGGGCGAGGGGAAAAATAACGCGTAAGTTGTGCTTCCGTTTTAATTATCTTCGGAATTAATCGGACCGCGGCACATGGCGCTGGATGGCGAGCACGCGCGCGCggacgcgggcgcgcgcgccttcgcgtctctctctctctctctctctctctctctctctcgggatACGTGGTGCCGCCTCTAATTACAAAACGGAAGCTGCATTCTGTCGGTAAGATCGTGCTTCCTGTAGCCGCGGTACCCTCGTTAGCCGTTTGCCACGTGATATCGTTCAGCCCGTGCCGGATTTTACGCACGCGACAGGCTTCGCGCAGCCTGCGCCTAATTGCATCGCCCTACCGAGGTATTATTATAGGCGCGCCGCGATCGCCGTGGATTCTTTATGCAAACGTGTCCCGAGAACACTTGGAAACTTCGTCCGCGAGCCAAACGAAACTGTTGGAACGGCGCCACTGTTTCCGCTCGCCTCGACACTTTTACCGATTCGTCTTCGCGCCGTTCGATACGCTCTCGCGGCTTCCTCGAGTCGACAAGCTTGCGCGCGGATAGCGTGGCTTTAATAAACCCTTTGCCctaattaaagatcgcgagaATCGCAGCACGCGTCGAGCTGGTTCCTGCGCCACCGCGTTTAGCTGCTAATGAAACAATTAAATGACGAGATCAAGTGACGAAAGACACAAAACACGTTTAACACGAGCCTAATTTTCCCAGTCTAACACGAGCCTAACTAGTTATGTTTATATTTTGCTTGATTTATGCACCACGGCTCTTATTTCTGGCCCGATCTTTTTTTTACCACGACTCTCAGACGCGATTctagggcaaagggttaattcggtCGTTCTGAATTCATTTTTTGCAATTCTTGCAACCGGGATGGCGCCCGTCGAAAGAAACGGAAGCTTCGGATACAAGCTCCACGTTGGAATTCCAATTACCGTGGACGTTCTTTCGGGGGATGATTAACAGTCTTCCTGCTGAAAATAAATGTCGGAGTAATTACTTCCGTCGAATTTTTGCTGGAACGGCAAAGCTGGCCGGCGACGAAACGTCGAAGGAAAGTGGCGAGATTGATGTCTGGCCAATGAGAAAAATTTTGTGGAGATCCGTAACCGATTGAGAGGATCTAAGGCAACGATCTTCTCGATCGATTCGATCGATATAATAAATGACGGAAATAATCTGCGAACATGAACGCTTATTGTCGATCCAATAACTAtgaagaataaaaattgattggaAATATCGATTTTGATCGACTTCCATCCGCAATTTGCGATTTATAAATGAAAAACTTCGAATCGAAATATCATAAaccatgtacagtaatgtctccctaactaacgctcagattgtgcagaaaaaaagtggtcaatttgggaagaggagacatcattattcgagccttgtagccctcgtttttatagttgtcgacaattcgtgactgtaacaatgaaccgcaaggatcgaataatcgtctctcttctccctaaattgtccaattttgtggacaatctgtgcgtcaattagagagacattactgtaactttaCCTGTAATTAGTTTGAAACAATGTGCGACCATGATTTCGAACATTCGAGCGACAGCGTCGACTGGATTACGCTTGATCTGCCATCAAAAATTGAGATCTATACGTATGAAACGTTCCGTCACGATGTTGCAATCCGTGCGATGTTTGCTTATTACGCGAGAAACGATTGTTTATCGAGTCCAGCGTCAGTGTTATCGTCTTCCCCCGAAACGAGGTCGTTATTTGCTCGGCCATTATCCTCCGCGGGTCCGTCTTGTACAATGCTTTGCATTTTCCACGAATACACTTCGGTATTTTCTTCCGAGAATTTGTAACGATCGAGCCCGGGATCTGCAGACTCTGCACGCAAAGAAACTCAGATAACAATGACAAAGCACCTATGCATCATTCCGAATCTTTTCTCGGAGACCGGGGCGTGGTGTACGCCGCGCAACGTTCTCGGTATAGCGCCGCGTTACGGCCGACTTATCACTGACCTCGACTGCTTACAGCTAGTTCACTTCCGAGCCTCGACGCCGCTTCGCTCACCTTTAACAGAAACGAAATTTATCATCGCGTTACCCGCGGCAACAATCGACGGACATAAACAATTGTTTCTCTATTTTctgtattattgttatatttagtCGACAAGTTTATTTCACGTATTTCCCTCGGAAAATATTTGgcaataattattacaattcgTTCGAGAATTTCTATCGCGAACAATTATCGTCGATATCGTTGACGATCATTCGACGataaaatatctattttaaCATATTATTTATCAGTCGAAGAAGACATTTCGTAATAATTATTCTCTGTTCTTCCTTTATAATAATTGATTCCATAGTAATTGATTTAAACGAACACGTTTAATACGTTGCATAATTGAATCCGAGCTGTTTATTTCACGTATTTCCCTCGGAAGATATTTGgcaataattattacaattcgTTCGAGAATATCTATCgcgaacaattatcgacgataTCGTCGACGATCATTCGACGATAAACTATCTATTTTAACATATTATTTATCAGTCGAAGAAAACATTTCGTAATAATTATTCTCTGTCCTCCCTTTGTAATAATTGATTCCATAGTAATATTGATTTAAACGAACACGTTTAATACGTTGCATAATTGAATCCGAGCTGCCTATTAATTACAAGAAACCAGAAAATAGAGAGACATGCATTGTAAATCGTAAACAATTAAACaggaaatttatttaaatatgaaAACTGATCTAATGACACGTCCTGTAAATCCTGAAGAACGATTCAAATCGAGATCGAGCGATTCGTGATACTTAAACTGCAGATTCGACGCGTTCGCGATGCAATTGAACGAATCGACCGATGCAGAAACGCgtcgatattcaagaaacagcTTTATTCCAGCTTATAACAGCTTATTCCAACTTTCACAGCTGGAAAGAAGAATTCGTCTAGTTTCCACGGGTCGCAGTTGCGTCGCGGATAATTTTTGCTTCATACGAAATCGCGAAGCGATTTCCGTTGAGCGATTTTTATCGGAACACCCTATACAGAACGGAGTTCGCGAACGATACGACCGGTAACGAACGGTTGTGTAGCCGTACAACGGCCGTGTGCTCGAAGTTACAGCTTACCGTTACGAGCACGTTATCGCGAAAGTTTCGACGTAACACGCATCCTACATCTGCATCCTGCTTGTCGCGTATCAATGCACCGGGAGATGCAACGAgaggccgcgccgcgccgtcctcGGACGGAAATCGTCCGTTCGCTGTGGCTCGCGTGCCCGGCCGGGATGCGAACGGCCGTTTCGCCGGCTCGTTTCGGATTTTATTCGACGGAAAAAGCAACCGGCTGCACGCCGGAACAGTTTATTAACGGGTCATTAAACGACGCCGCGCCGATATCCGCCGCCGCGGCCCGACGCGTTTCGATTTCACTCGGCGCGACGCTATTCGCCGGCGCGCTCTGTTTTCTTGATCGCACCGCACTAATttgtcatttttcatttgttccatCGGACACGAGAGCGTGCTCACATTCGTTCATCGCCACGTCGATCGCTggaacttaaccctttgcactcgagtgctgactctgaggcgccgctaaaatttgttatatcacccttcaagataattttgatattaacccttcgcactcgaaagGCGCACTCCAAGGCGCCATTGAAAATTGTTGTGTCACGTCACAAAATAATTTGATCAACCAAAGTTGTTTATATTTCAGGAATTGTTAAAAGCGCGACTGTTGCATTAATCACAATATTCGATCTCGTGTGTGTAAAATGCTCTACGTTATGAAAGATGGGAACACCGTGGGTGAGAAa harbors:
- the LOC143260295 gene encoding uncharacterized protein LOC143260295; protein product: MQDIIDVVEKIDDEMETIGLRKQHWAQIKPTAPTKQKILISLGSSLPHNITMAVQLSFIIWVRYIGVKFRQVNKLLEAMIEALDLPKPRRFLGEADDRLIERETRNDLRGNVQKIMIAKKCHLDLVWAAKRVNKFYGFQLVLVTLVELMLLIIPLFMLNFMIWNHLPKEDVLFDGFPALIVIFVIWMRIVHLHGNCIHTTNEAKAAGFLLCRLYDSSTTTKFRAEVQNFTQQVLQTPLVFSLAGSIFAYLFVIVQLASTQWYLRQELSWNATDLNATLTGET